One window from the genome of [Clostridium] celerecrescens 18A encodes:
- a CDS encoding spore coat associated protein CotJA: MNSCECGTTKANLATPTKTVQLGIATIPMQPWEQPYDPQTALKHGTIFPSLNLPFYVTGGEQ; encoded by the coding sequence ATGAATTCATGTGAATGCGGCACAACAAAAGCCAATCTCGCTACGCCAACAAAAACAGTTCAACTGGGTATTGCTACGATTCCCATGCAGCCCTGGGAACAACCTTATGATCCTCAGACAGCATTAAAACATGGAACTATTTTTCCATCCCTCAATCTTCCTTTTTATGTAACGGGAGGTGAACAGTAA
- a CDS encoding spore coat protein CotJB translates to MADQKALLKQITEVSFTVNDLTLYLDTHPVDENALTAFKQAMEQRKQLLKTYAENFEPLTINCVCPDTNNKTETNTKYAGQKHFTWVDGPLPWEGGNL, encoded by the coding sequence ATGGCAGATCAAAAAGCTCTTTTAAAGCAGATCACAGAAGTAAGCTTTACTGTTAATGATTTAACATTGTATCTGGATACTCATCCAGTGGATGAAAATGCATTAACAGCCTTTAAACAGGCCATGGAACAAAGAAAACAGCTTTTAAAAACCTATGCGGAAAACTTTGAACCTCTTACCATAAACTGTGTCTGCCCTGATACCAACAACAAAACAGAAACTAATACAAAATATGCGGGTCAAAAGCATTTTACCTGGGTAGACGGCCCATTGCCTTGGGAAGGAGGTAACTTATAA
- a CDS encoding manganese catalase family protein, with product MWNYEKRLQFPVNIKETCPKTASLIISQFGGPDGELAASMRYLSQRYSMPCKEVGGLLTDIGTEELGHLEMICSIIYQLTKNLTVEQAKTAGFDAYYIDHTTALWPTAAAGVPFNACEFQSKGDAITDLIEDLAAEQKARTTYDNLIRIIPNPDVREPLKFLREREVVHFQRFGEALENIKSTLNPKNFYYYNPEFDKQFVKSSMQ from the coding sequence ATGTGGAATTATGAAAAAAGATTGCAGTTCCCTGTAAACATCAAAGAAACATGCCCGAAAACAGCATCTCTCATCATCAGCCAGTTTGGCGGACCTGATGGAGAGTTGGCAGCTTCCATGCGTTATCTTTCCCAAAGATATTCCATGCCATGTAAGGAGGTCGGAGGGCTTTTAACAGATATTGGTACGGAAGAGCTTGGGCATCTGGAGATGATCTGCTCTATCATTTATCAGCTGACGAAAAATCTGACTGTAGAACAGGCTAAGACTGCAGGGTTTGATGCTTACTATATTGACCATACAACAGCCCTCTGGCCCACCGCTGCGGCCGGAGTACCTTTTAATGCCTGTGAATTTCAGTCCAAGGGAGATGCTATAACCGACTTGATCGAAGACCTGGCAGCCGAGCAAAAAGCAAGGACAACCTATGACAACCTTATCAGGATCATACCGAATCCTGATGTAAGAGAACCGTTAAAATTCCTTCGGGAAAGGGAAGTCGTGCATTTCCAGCGGTTTGGTGAAGCTCTTGAAAATATTAAATCCACATTAAATCCTAAAAACTTTTATTATTATAACCCGGAATTTGACAAACAATTTGTTAAATCCTCAATGCAATAA
- the carB gene encoding carbamoyl-phosphate synthase large subunit: protein MPKNQDIKKVLVLGSGPIIIGQAAEFDYAGTQACRSLKEEGVEVVLLNSNPATIMTDKDIADKVYIEPLTVEVVEQLILKEKPDSVLPTLGGQAGLNLAMELEDKGFLKEHKVRLIGTTALTIKKAEDRELFKETMEKIGEPVAPSDIVEHVEDGLKVAERIGYPVVLRPAYTLGGSGGGIADNPEQCREILENGLRLSRVGQVLVERCIAGWKEIEYEVMRDGAGNVITVCNMENIDPVGVHTGDSIVVAPSQTLGDKEYQMLRTSALKIISELGITGGCNVQYALHPESFEYCVIEVNPRVSRSSALASKATGYPIAKVAAKIAMGYTLDEIQNAVTKKTYASFEPMLDYCVVKMPRLPFDKFLSAKRNLGTQMKATGEVMSICTNFEGGLMKAIRSLEQHVDSLMSYDFTGLTDEELTETLYLVDDRRIWVIAEALRRGFSYEQIHDITKVDVWFIDKLAILVEMEEALKNGPLTLELLKEAKRIEFPDSVISRLAGTPLEEIRRMRKDNGITAAFKMVDTCAAEFAAETPYYYSCFGSENEAVKTTGKKKVLVLGSGPIRIGQGIEFDFCSVHCTWSFRREGYETIIVNNNPETVSTDFDIADKLYFEPLTPEDVESIVDMEKPDGAVVQFGGQTAIKLTEALIKMGIPILGTSAEDVDAAEDRELFDKILEDCGIPRPAGQTVFTAEEAKRAAGELGYPVLVRPSYVLGGQGMQIAISDQDIDEFIGIINQIAQDHPILVDKYIPGKEIEVDAVCDGENILIPGIMEHIERAGVHSGDSISIYPAQSISETVKEKLVEYTRRLSKALHVKGMINIQFIVSGEEVYVIEVNPRSSRTVPYISKVTGIPIVPLATQVICGHSIRELGYEPGLSPEADYIAVKMPVFSFEKIRGADVSLGPEMKSTGECLGIAKTFNEALYKAFAGAGIKLPRHKNMIITVKDSDKEEIIDIARRFQAQGYKIFSTSGTARVLNSHGIKALMVRKLEQESPNLLDLILGHEIDLVIDTPTQGADRSRDGFVIRRNAIETGVTVLTSLDTAAALVTSMENKAKELTLIDIAEIKNK from the coding sequence ATGCCGAAGAATCAGGATATTAAAAAAGTGCTCGTTCTTGGCTCCGGGCCTATTATCATCGGCCAGGCAGCTGAGTTTGATTATGCCGGAACCCAGGCCTGCCGTTCCCTGAAAGAAGAAGGGGTCGAAGTAGTCCTGCTAAACTCTAACCCGGCAACCATCATGACGGATAAGGATATTGCGGATAAAGTTTACATTGAGCCCCTGACCGTAGAGGTGGTGGAACAGCTCATCTTAAAAGAAAAGCCGGACAGCGTCCTTCCCACTCTTGGTGGACAGGCCGGCTTAAACCTTGCCATGGAGCTGGAAGATAAGGGTTTTTTAAAAGAACATAAGGTGCGTCTGATCGGAACTACGGCTCTTACCATTAAGAAGGCGGAGGACCGGGAGCTGTTTAAAGAGACCATGGAAAAAATCGGCGAACCGGTGGCGCCATCTGATATCGTAGAACATGTGGAGGACGGCCTTAAGGTGGCTGAAAGGATCGGATATCCTGTAGTGCTTCGTCCTGCCTATACCCTGGGAGGCTCCGGAGGAGGAATTGCTGATAATCCAGAGCAGTGCCGGGAGATTTTAGAGAATGGACTCCGATTATCCCGCGTGGGACAGGTTCTTGTGGAACGCTGCATCGCAGGCTGGAAGGAGATCGAATACGAGGTGATGCGTGACGGTGCCGGCAATGTGATCACCGTATGTAATATGGAAAACATCGATCCGGTGGGCGTTCATACAGGAGACAGCATTGTGGTGGCCCCTTCCCAGACCCTGGGGGATAAGGAATACCAGATGTTACGCACCTCTGCCTTAAAGATCATCAGCGAGCTGGGAATCACAGGAGGCTGCAACGTGCAGTATGCCCTTCACCCGGAAAGCTTTGAGTATTGCGTGATCGAGGTAAATCCCAGGGTCAGCCGTTCCTCGGCTCTGGCCTCCAAGGCAACCGGTTATCCCATTGCAAAAGTTGCGGCCAAGATCGCAATGGGTTATACCCTGGATGAGATACAGAATGCGGTGACAAAGAAAACCTACGCCAGCTTTGAGCCGATGTTGGATTACTGTGTGGTTAAGATGCCCCGCCTTCCTTTTGATAAATTCTTAAGCGCCAAGAGGAACCTGGGAACCCAGATGAAGGCAACCGGTGAGGTCATGAGCATTTGCACCAACTTTGAGGGCGGCCTTATGAAGGCGATCCGTTCACTGGAACAGCATGTGGACAGCCTGATGTCCTATGATTTTACTGGGCTTACAGATGAAGAACTGACGGAGACTCTTTACCTTGTGGATGACCGTAGGATCTGGGTCATTGCCGAAGCGTTAAGAAGAGGCTTTTCCTATGAGCAGATCCATGATATTACAAAAGTTGATGTGTGGTTCATTGATAAGCTGGCAATTCTTGTGGAAATGGAAGAAGCCCTTAAGAATGGGCCTCTTACTCTGGAGCTGCTAAAGGAAGCAAAGCGGATTGAGTTTCCGGATTCAGTCATTTCCAGACTGGCAGGGACTCCTTTGGAAGAAATCCGCCGTATGAGAAAAGATAACGGCATTACAGCCGCGTTTAAGATGGTGGATACCTGCGCCGCTGAATTTGCAGCTGAAACTCCTTACTATTACTCCTGCTTTGGAAGTGAGAATGAGGCGGTAAAAACAACAGGAAAAAAGAAGGTGCTGGTTCTTGGCTCCGGTCCCATCCGCATCGGCCAGGGAATTGAGTTTGACTTCTGTTCGGTTCACTGCACATGGAGCTTCCGAAGGGAAGGCTATGAGACGATCATAGTCAATAATAATCCGGAGACCGTGAGCACTGATTTTGATATTGCAGATAAGCTGTATTTTGAACCCCTTACTCCGGAGGATGTGGAGAGCATCGTTGACATGGAAAAGCCTGACGGAGCGGTGGTCCAGTTCGGCGGCCAGACAGCCATTAAGCTGACGGAGGCCCTGATTAAAATGGGAATCCCCATTCTGGGAACATCTGCAGAGGATGTGGATGCAGCAGAGGACCGGGAGCTGTTTGATAAGATTTTGGAGGATTGCGGGATTCCAAGACCTGCGGGCCAGACGGTATTCACGGCGGAAGAAGCCAAGAGGGCAGCAGGAGAGCTTGGATATCCGGTGTTGGTAAGGCCTTCCTATGTGCTGGGCGGCCAGGGTATGCAGATTGCCATCTCTGACCAGGATATTGATGAATTTATCGGGATCATCAACCAGATCGCACAGGATCACCCTATTCTGGTAGATAAATATATCCCAGGCAAGGAAATCGAAGTGGATGCGGTTTGCGACGGTGAGAATATTCTCATTCCTGGAATCATGGAGCATATAGAAAGAGCCGGCGTGCACTCCGGCGACAGCATTTCCATATATCCGGCTCAGAGCATAAGTGAAACAGTAAAGGAAAAGCTGGTGGAATATACAAGAAGGCTTTCTAAAGCCCTGCACGTTAAGGGAATGATCAACATTCAGTTCATTGTAAGCGGGGAGGAGGTATATGTCATTGAGGTAAATCCCCGGTCTTCCCGTACCGTGCCTTATATCAGCAAGGTGACCGGAATTCCCATTGTCCCCTTGGCGACCCAGGTCATCTGCGGGCATTCCATCAGGGAACTGGGATATGAACCCGGGCTTTCGCCGGAAGCAGATTATATCGCCGTAAAAATGCCGGTATTCTCCTTTGAAAAGATTCGGGGTGCCGATGTAAGCCTTGGACCGGAGATGAAATCCACCGGAGAGTGTTTAGGGATTGCAAAGACCTTTAATGAGGCTCTTTACAAGGCGTTTGCAGGAGCAGGAATCAAGCTTCCAAGGCATAAAAACATGATCATAACCGTGAAGGATTCCGATAAGGAAGAGATCATTGACATTGCCAGAAGGTTCCAGGCGCAGGGATATAAGATATTTTCCACATCAGGAACGGCCAGAGTGCTTAACAGTCATGGGATAAAAGCTCTTATGGTTCGCAAGCTGGAGCAGGAATCACCAAACCTTCTGGACTTAATCCTGGGCCATGAGATCGATCTGGTCATTGATACGCCGACTCAGGGAGCGGACAGAAGCAGGGACGGATTTGTAATCCGAAGAAATGCCATTGAGACCGGTGTAACAGTTTTAACTTCCTTAGATACGGCAGCGGCCTTAGTGACCAGTATGGAGAATAAAGCCAAAGAACTGACTCTGATTGATATCGCTGAAATTAAAAATAAATAA
- a CDS encoding carbamoyl phosphate synthase small subunit: protein MKAFLILEDGTVFTGSSIGSTREVISEIVFNTSMTGYLEVLTDPSYAGQAVVMTYPLIGNYGICHEDMESLKPWPDGYIVRELSRIPSNFRSGDTLQHFLNEHNIPGISGIDTRALTKILREKGTMNGMITTNESFDLDEVILRMKTYSVTGVVEKATCREKYVLPGEGKKVALLDLGAKKNIARSLQERGCEVIVYPAAAKAEEILSGRPDGIMLSNGPGDPKECVEIIEEIKKLYESNVPIFAICLGHQLMALATGADTHKLKYGHRGGNHPVKDLETGRVYISSQNHGYVVDVDTIDPSVAVPAFVNVNDGTNEGLKYTNKNIFTVQYHPEACPGPQDSSYLFDRFIKMMEVGK, encoded by the coding sequence ATGAAAGCTTTTTTAATACTGGAAGACGGTACTGTGTTTACAGGATCGAGCATCGGTTCAACCCGGGAAGTAATCAGTGAGATCGTATTCAATACTTCCATGACAGGTTATTTAGAAGTCCTAACCGACCCCTCCTATGCGGGGCAGGCGGTTGTTATGACTTATCCCCTGATTGGTAATTATGGTATTTGTCATGAAGACATGGAATCATTAAAACCTTGGCCGGATGGCTACATTGTCAGAGAATTATCTAGAATTCCCAGCAACTTTAGAAGCGGGGATACCCTTCAGCATTTCTTAAATGAACACAACATTCCAGGTATCAGTGGTATCGATACGAGAGCCCTTACAAAAATTCTAAGAGAAAAAGGAACCATGAACGGCATGATCACTACGAATGAAAGTTTTGATCTTGACGAAGTCATTTTGCGTATGAAAACATATTCTGTGACTGGTGTGGTGGAGAAAGCTACCTGCAGGGAGAAATATGTTCTTCCCGGCGAAGGGAAAAAGGTAGCCCTTCTGGACCTTGGAGCTAAGAAAAATATTGCCCGCTCCCTACAGGAGAGAGGTTGTGAGGTAATCGTTTACCCTGCAGCGGCGAAAGCAGAAGAGATCCTTTCCGGCCGCCCTGACGGAATCATGTTGTCCAACGGGCCTGGGGATCCTAAGGAATGTGTGGAGATTATTGAAGAAATTAAGAAATTATACGAATCCAATGTGCCGATTTTTGCCATCTGCCTGGGACATCAGCTTATGGCCCTTGCCACAGGTGCGGATACCCATAAGCTGAAATACGGCCACAGGGGCGGCAATCATCCAGTAAAGGATTTAGAAACCGGACGGGTGTATATCTCCTCTCAGAATCACGGCTATGTAGTCGATGTGGATACCATTGATCCATCAGTGGCAGTTCCTGCCTTTGTCAATGTTAATGACGGGACCAATGAGGGACTGAAATATACGAACAAAAACATATTTACCGTGCAGTACCACCCGGAGGCCTGTCCGGGTCCCCAGGATTCCAGCTACTTATTCGACCGGTTTATTAAAATGATGGAGGTGGGAAAATAA
- a CDS encoding peptidoglycan-binding protein, whose translation MKKYITAVAQETNANGDQEATYTGILQVNVVSQENNFPVRDAEVSIAYKGDPESTVEQLTTNSSGQTEQVSLAAPPLDLSLSPGLAQPYSEYVVNIRAQGFEPVAISGTEILPDTTAIQPVRMIPIQDAVSPDVPIVIPDHTLYGEYPPKIAESEVKTVAETGEIVLSRVVIPQTIVVHDGVPTDPTATNYYVPYLDYIKNVASSEIYATWPRSTITANVLAIMSFTLNRVYTEWYRNQGYDFTITSSTAFDHKWIHGRNIYESISQVVDEIFNNYLSRPGIRQPILTQYCDGNRVQCPNWMTQWGSLRLGEQGYTAIEILRHYYGSNMYINTAEQVSGIPSSFPGYNLTIGASGDKVRQVQEQLDTIASVYTAIPRITADGIYGQATANAVRQFQSIFGLPVTGIIDFATWYRISHIYVGITRIAEYS comes from the coding sequence ATGAAAAAATACATAACAGCCGTAGCCCAGGAAACCAATGCTAACGGCGACCAGGAAGCCACATATACCGGTATTCTTCAGGTAAACGTAGTTTCCCAGGAAAACAACTTTCCCGTCCGGGATGCGGAGGTTTCCATCGCCTACAAAGGAGATCCTGAAAGTACAGTGGAACAGCTTACCACCAATTCTTCCGGCCAGACGGAACAGGTCAGCCTGGCGGCTCCTCCCCTTGACTTAAGCTTATCTCCCGGCCTTGCCCAACCTTACTCGGAATACGTCGTTAATATCCGGGCCCAGGGATTTGAGCCCGTCGCCATCTCCGGCACGGAAATCCTTCCGGACACCACAGCCATACAACCGGTACGCATGATTCCGATCCAGGATGCAGTATCTCCGGACGTTCCTATTGTTATTCCGGACCACACCTTATATGGAGAATATCCCCCGAAAATTGCGGAATCTGAAGTAAAAACAGTGGCAGAGACCGGAGAAATCGTTTTAAGCCGTGTGGTAATCCCCCAGACAATCGTAGTCCACGACGGAGTCCCCACCGATCCGACGGCTACCAATTATTACGTCCCATACCTTGACTATATTAAAAACGTGGCTTCCAGCGAAATCTATGCAACCTGGCCCCGGTCTACGATTACCGCCAATGTCCTTGCTATCATGAGCTTTACTTTAAACCGGGTATATACGGAATGGTATAGGAACCAGGGGTATGATTTCACCATTACATCTTCCACAGCCTTTGACCATAAATGGATCCATGGACGAAATATTTATGAAAGCATTTCACAGGTCGTTGACGAAATCTTTAACAATTACTTATCCCGCCCCGGCATCAGGCAGCCCATACTTACTCAGTACTGTGACGGCAACAGAGTCCAATGCCCTAACTGGATGACTCAGTGGGGGAGTTTAAGGCTTGGAGAACAAGGCTACACCGCTATTGAAATATTGCGGCACTATTATGGAAGCAATATGTATATCAACACCGCCGAACAGGTATCCGGAATCCCCTCCTCCTTCCCTGGTTACAACTTAACCATCGGCGCCAGCGGAGATAAGGTCCGCCAGGTCCAGGAGCAGCTTGATACAATCGCTTCCGTCTATACTGCGATCCCACGTATCACGGCCGACGGAATCTATGGCCAGGCAACCGCAAACGCCGTCCGGCAGTTCCAGTCCATCTTCGGGCTTCCGGTAACCGGTATCATCGACTTTGCAACATGGTACAGAATCTCTCACATTTATGTAGGAATTACCCGAATTGCAGAATACTCTTAA
- a CDS encoding DUF368 domain-containing protein, which translates to MEYISELLKGVIIGVANILPGISGGMLAITMGVYDKIIHAVTQLFREPLKSLRILLPYGVGAMAGIVFLSLAFEYLFHTYPLQTKMAFLGLIGGGLPTLFQKSFSKDRADIRKGIVTAALTCGVVILITFIAESTITSSSSGEGMNMASGAAYLSSEKFWVFTLFLVGLVAAATMVVPGVSGSMIMMMLGFYEPILQTNNACIRALSSFDVQSLLFNGRVLAPYAAGLLIGVFLFAKVVERLLTRHKRQMYRVIIGLVFSSPFVILWDMPWEMVKLYELLGGIALALLGYVAAEMLGGEG; encoded by the coding sequence TTGGAGTATATCAGTGAACTTCTAAAAGGTGTTATCATTGGTGTGGCGAACATACTTCCCGGAATCAGCGGGGGAATGTTAGCAATTACCATGGGAGTGTATGATAAGATCATTCATGCGGTAACGCAGCTGTTTCGGGAGCCTTTAAAAAGTCTGCGGATTCTCCTTCCCTATGGGGTGGGAGCGATGGCCGGCATTGTTTTTCTGTCTCTGGCATTTGAATATCTTTTCCATACATATCCGCTCCAGACCAAAATGGCATTTTTGGGATTGATTGGGGGCGGGCTCCCTACCTTGTTTCAAAAATCATTTTCAAAAGACCGGGCAGACATAAGGAAAGGGATAGTAACGGCTGCCCTTACCTGCGGCGTGGTCATTCTCATTACCTTTATCGCTGAATCAACCATTACCTCCAGCAGCAGCGGGGAGGGAATGAATATGGCTTCCGGTGCGGCTTATCTTTCTTCCGAAAAGTTCTGGGTATTTACGCTGTTTCTGGTGGGCCTGGTTGCTGCGGCCACCATGGTGGTTCCGGGAGTGAGCGGCTCCATGATTATGATGATGCTGGGTTTTTATGAACCTATACTGCAAACAAACAATGCCTGCATAAGAGCTCTCTCATCCTTTGATGTCCAAAGCCTTTTGTTCAATGGAAGAGTGCTTGCACCTTACGCAGCAGGTCTTTTGATAGGTGTTTTTCTATTTGCAAAAGTGGTGGAACGTCTTCTTACCCGCCATAAACGTCAGATGTACCGGGTTATCATAGGCCTGGTGTTTTCCTCTCCATTTGTTATCTTATGGGATATGCCGTGGGAAATGGTGAAGCTGTATGAGCTGCTTGGAGGAATCGCTCTTGCGTTACTGGGATATGTGGCAGCTGAGATGCTGGGGGGCGAAGGATAG
- a CDS encoding N-acetylmuramoyl-L-alanine amidase: MIVVIDAGHGGTDPGATFDGRQEKDDNLRLAMAVGRILADNGMDVRYTRTDDTYNTPLEKAVMANDAEADFLVSIHRNAMPVPGTGSGIEVLVFEDKGVSGKLARNIGEALNKTGFTNLGTVERPGLVVLRRTKLPSVLVEAGFIDNEEDNSLFDQNFQMIAQGIAEGTLNSVYEQAATCPEYYQVQTGAFRVHTLAEDQVNTLKAQGFPAFVVYEDGLYKVRVGAFRNIDNAVRMEHTLRRNGYNTFMVKRPAVF; this comes from the coding sequence ATGATCGTAGTAATAGATGCCGGTCACGGCGGCACAGATCCAGGTGCGACCTTTGACGGACGGCAGGAAAAAGATGATAACTTAAGGCTTGCGATGGCTGTGGGAAGAATTCTTGCAGACAACGGAATGGATGTCAGGTATACGAGAACTGACGATACCTACAATACGCCCCTTGAAAAGGCTGTGATGGCCAACGATGCGGAAGCTGATTTTCTCGTTTCCATTCACCGAAATGCCATGCCGGTTCCAGGTACCGGTTCCGGAATAGAGGTTCTTGTATTTGAAGATAAAGGGGTGTCGGGCAAGCTGGCAAGAAACATAGGTGAAGCCTTAAATAAGACGGGATTTACCAACTTAGGCACGGTGGAACGTCCGGGGCTGGTAGTACTCAGACGGACAAAACTGCCATCGGTTCTGGTGGAAGCAGGATTTATTGACAACGAAGAGGATAATAGTCTGTTTGATCAGAATTTTCAGATGATTGCCCAGGGGATTGCAGAAGGCACTCTGAATTCTGTATACGAACAGGCAGCGACATGCCCCGAATATTATCAGGTGCAGACAGGCGCATTCCGGGTTCACACTTTGGCCGAAGATCAGGTTAATACTTTAAAGGCTCAGGGGTTCCCGGCATTTGTTGTTTATGAAGATGGACTTTATAAGGTTCGTGTGGGGGCATTCCGCAATATTGATAATGCGGTGCGCATGGAGCATACGCTCAGGCGGAACGGATATAATACGTTCATGGTAAAAAGACCGGCTGTGTTTTGA
- a CDS encoding Lrp/AsnC family transcriptional regulator, which translates to MDDIDKKIVKTLQNNARASLKNIAEIAFLSSPAVSARIEKLERDKIITGYHAAVDSRKLGYHITAFISLDVTSADKIRFYGDMESIPNVLECNCVTGEYSMLVKVAFPSTMELDIFIGQLQKYGKTSTQIVFSTPVGPRDMDVMAEIGEKE; encoded by the coding sequence ATGGACGATATCGATAAAAAAATAGTGAAGACCCTGCAAAACAATGCCAGGGCATCCTTAAAAAATATAGCGGAAATTGCCTTTCTGTCTTCTCCTGCAGTTTCTGCCAGAATTGAAAAGCTGGAACGGGATAAAATCATCACCGGATATCATGCGGCGGTGGATTCAAGGAAGCTGGGATATCATATCACCGCATTTATAAGTCTTGATGTTACTTCGGCGGATAAAATCCGGTTTTATGGAGATATGGAGTCCATTCCCAATGTGCTGGAGTGCAACTGCGTCACAGGTGAATACTCCATGCTGGTCAAGGTGGCCTTTCCAAGCACCATGGAGCTGGATATTTTTATCGGACAGCTTCAAAAATATGGAAAGACCAGCACACAGATTGTATTTTCCACTCCGGTAGGGCCAAGAGACATGGATGTAATGGCGGAAATAGGAGAAAAAGAATAA
- a CDS encoding LL-diaminopimelate aminotransferase translates to MVKINENYLKLPGSYLFSTIAKKVNAFTKANPDKKIIRLGIGDVTQPIAPAIINALHEAVDEMGHKETFHGYAPDLGYGFLRETIAEEDYTVRGCEISSDEIFISDGAKSDCGNIQEIFDESCRIAVCDPVYPVYLDSNAMAGRTGEYEAEAGKWSNVIYMPCTAENHFVPELPKETPDLIYLCVPGNPTGTTLTRDQLKVWVDYANENGAVILYDAAYEAYIAQDDVPHSIYEIEGAKTCAIEFRSFSKNAGFTGVRLGFTVIPKALERGGVSLHSLWARRHGTKFNGAPYIVQKAGAAVYSAEGKAQLKEQVAYYMRNAKAIYSGLKEAGCEVYGGVNAPYIWLKVPAGVTSWEFFDRLLEEAGVVGTPGSGFGPSGEGYFRLTAFGTYENTIEAIGRMKEMPSLKNKH, encoded by the coding sequence ATGGTAAAAATCAATGAAAATTACTTAAAATTACCGGGAAGCTACCTATTTTCCACCATTGCAAAAAAGGTAAATGCCTTTACCAAGGCGAATCCCGATAAGAAGATCATCCGGCTGGGGATCGGAGATGTGACCCAGCCCATTGCGCCTGCTATTATAAATGCTCTTCATGAAGCAGTGGATGAGATGGGACATAAGGAGACCTTTCACGGTTATGCTCCGGATCTGGGCTATGGTTTTTTAAGGGAAACCATTGCAGAGGAAGATTACACCGTAAGAGGCTGTGAGATATCCTCTGATGAGATCTTTATCTCGGACGGGGCCAAGAGTGATTGTGGAAATATCCAGGAGATCTTTGATGAAAGCTGCAGAATCGCAGTTTGTGACCCGGTTTATCCGGTTTATTTGGATTCTAATGCAATGGCAGGAAGAACAGGAGAATATGAGGCTGAGGCTGGTAAATGGAGCAATGTGATTTATATGCCCTGTACGGCTGAGAACCATTTTGTACCTGAACTGCCAAAAGAGACACCGGATCTCATTTACTTATGCGTTCCGGGCAATCCGACCGGTACGACTCTGACAAGGGACCAGTTAAAGGTCTGGGTGGATTACGCCAATGAAAATGGTGCGGTGATCCTTTATGATGCAGCTTATGAAGCCTATATCGCCCAGGATGATGTCCCCCATTCCATCTATGAGATTGAAGGCGCGAAGACCTGTGCCATTGAATTTCGTTCTTTTTCCAAAAATGCAGGCTTTACCGGGGTTCGTCTGGGATTTACCGTCATTCCCAAGGCTCTGGAAAGGGGAGGGGTTTCCCTTCATTCCCTGTGGGCCAGGCGCCATGGAACCAAATTTAACGGAGCCCCTTACATCGTTCAGAAGGCAGGGGCAGCGGTTTATTCGGCTGAGGGAAAAGCCCAGTTAAAGGAACAGGTGGCTTATTACATGAGAAATGCGAAAGCCATTTACTCAGGATTAAAGGAAGCCGGGTGTGAAGTTTACGGCGGTGTCAATGCGCCTTACATCTGGTTAAAGGTACCGGCGGGAGTGACCTCCTGGGAATTTTTTGACAGACTTCTTGAGGAAGCCGGTGTGGTGGGAACTCCTGGAAGCGGGTTCGGGCCAAGCGGCGAAGGATATTTCCGTCTGACCGCATTTGGAACCTATGAGAATACCATAGAAGCCATTGGCCGGATGAAAGAAATGCCATCCTTAAAAAATAAACATTGA